The Arachis ipaensis cultivar K30076 chromosome B07, Araip1.1, whole genome shotgun sequence genome includes a window with the following:
- the LOC107609517 gene encoding uncharacterized protein LOC107609517, whose product MASRVSPNSNCWQLRTPCSLSHSWKTPRSVPSLPLASFTRSKNSAIMPCRLVHGFTSPCIRNLRVQRENRVCCIPFHHAGANHDDHGDENEKEMAFVVSDNSKNREVNSFFSMKPDLLEPSLLGIQPEPPSWPEREEILRLSFERRVKGVGIPFSIRMIRKKLQLQKSLKETSDLSYCSVNKAFSSMLFIFHQLQNYALQTRESMFLEDFEGVMDKLRVDMDTSFVWLFQQVFCKTPTLMVDVMVLLANFSVFSMAQTPPSMVTNMLPLRHSEQVGVETQQDEHSKDKGLAEEEMLWHSMVEEASIMHKGLDNNEVLDHETMKRFVSPMSVELESDQYEEYATTDLYYQKHLRLSPHNSLLLSNYGHFLFLVARDIDRSEEYYRRSVLAESPEAEAFSRYADFLWMVRKDLWAAELRYLQSLEAEPGNTYYMSKYASFLWNTGGQDNTSFPLEEIDNLQL is encoded by the exons ATGGCTTCAAGGGTCTCTCCAAATTCAAATTGTTGGCAACTGAGAACCCCTTGTTCTCTATCTCATTCATGGAAGACACCACGTTCAGTTCCTTCTTTGCCACTGGCAAGTTTCACTCGTAGCAAGAACAGTGCCATCATGCCATGCCGTTTGGTTCATGGATTCACATCTCCATGCATCAGGAATTTGAGGGTGCAAAGAGAGAATCGTGTCTGCTGCATCCCTTTTCACCATGCAGGCGCCAATCATGATGATCATGGTGATGAGAATGAAAAGGAAATGGCTTTTGTCGTTTCAGACAATTCCAAAAATAGAGAAGTGAATAGCTTTTTTTCCATGAAGCCTGATCTTCTGGAACCTTCTCTTCTGGGAATCCAGCCTGAGCCACCTAGCTGGCCTGAGAGAGAAGAGATTCTGAGGCTGAGCTTTGAGAGGAGAGTGAAGGGTGTGGGGATTCCCTTTTCCATTAGGATGATCAGGAAGAAGCTTCAATTGCAGAAGAGTTTGAAGGAGACAAGTGATTTGAGTTATTGTTCTGTAAACAAGGCCTTCTCTTCCATGTTGTTTATCTTCCACCAGCTTCAAAACTATGCCTTGCAAACAAGGGAGAGCATGTTCCTTGAGGACTTTGAAGGTGTCATGGACAAGTTGAGGGTTGACATGGATACTTCATTTGTGTGGCTATTTCAACAGGTTTTCTGCAAGACCCCAACTCTAATGGTCGATGTCATGGTCCTATTAGCCAACTTCTCTGTCTTCTCTATGGCACAAACTCCTCCTTCCATGGTTACAAACATGCTACCATTGAGACATTCAGAACAAGTTGGTGTTGAGACTCAACAAGACGAGCATAGCAAGGATAAAGGATTGGCAGAGGAAGAGATGTTGTGGCACTCCATGGTTGAAGAAGCTTCAATTATGCATAAAGGGCTAGATAATAATGAGGTTTTGGACCATGAAACAATGAAAAGATTTGTGTCACCTATGTCTGTGGAGCTTGAAAGTGATCAATATGAGGAGTATGCCACCACTGATCTGTATTACCAAAAGCATTTGCGCTTGTCACCACATAATTCTCTTCTGCTTTCCAACTATGGACACTTCCTTTTCCTTGTTGCTCGTGACATTGATAG GAGTGAAGAGTACTACCGGCGTTCGGTGCTAGCAGAGTCGCCGGAGGCTGAAGCATTCAGCAGATATGCTGATTTCTTGTGGATGGTAAGAAAGGATCTTTGGGCAGCAGAACTCAGATATCTTCAATCATTGGAAGCAGAACCGGGCAATACTTACTATATGTCAAAGTATGCAAGTTTTCTTTGGAACACAGGTGGACAAGATAACACAAGCTTTCCCCTAGAAGAAATAGACAATTTGCAACTATGA